GCGGAACTGATTTAGATTGCAATCTAAGCTGTGTGCTTCATTGACGGTCCTGATTGAATTTATCTCAACGCTAGATTCAGATGTTAACATGAATTCACTTGGGACCCTGGAcacccaaaacataccaattacaTCACTTCATGTCAAATAAAGAATGATTCAAGAGTATGAATAATCAAAAGATCAGAAAAACCACATTGATGGCAATATTCTGCCAGCCATATTTTGAAACTACATTCATATCAACTGAATAAATTCCAAAAATAGCCCTTTTTATCATCCTATAGAGCATAGTCTATTCTGAAGAATCAAATGCATGTTCTCAGTTCAGTGGATGCTTCTCCCTCTAATGTTTAtgacaaattcaatataaaatttctaTAATCAGAGAGCACTTACACATAAATCAAACCAAAATAGTAGTAGTAACCTTTATCATAACTCATTAACATATGCCAGTTAATTACATTCATACAATACCATATTTATCCTCAAGAACATTTTTATCAATAAAGAATATAAATATGGCAACAAATTAAAGGATCAATTTGATTGTTGAAAGAGTTGAGTATGTTTATTGATTTTTGAACGTTAAGAAAAGAGGGAATAAGGACCAAAGAAAACAGGAAAGAACCAAATGGACTTCAGTCTCCAAATTTAAGTAACATGTGAAAGACAGACATCACAAAGAGATCCTAGAACAGTGTAGGATTGAAGCACAAGCAATAAAGTAGCTGACGTTCAAAGTTCATACTGAAGTTCAAGAATTCGATGGAAAGTTGCATTTATGCCAGACCCAAATCCAGTAGGGAAATGATGTTGGTCAACAGATCCAAAAATCTTCACCTAAAacaataatattttgaaataagaTAACTCATAAATTCTCCAGGTAATGAAGAAAAAGAGAGGAACAGGAATTCTAATAGGCATTTACAGTTTGATCGGCCACTGAAACATGAATGCAACAATTTTTTGTTCTATCACAAAACCCATATCGATAAAGATCACCATAGTCTTCACGGCTTGAACACATGTCAGAAAACCCTTGGTCAAAACCATGGACAGCTATTATATCTCCACGCAGAGAGGAAAATTTTCCGGCAGGAAAGAGGAAACTAGGACCAAGCAAACCAGAATTCTCATCTGGGTTTGCATCCATTGTGGTCTCAATGCCCGATGAAAGACTAGAGTTCTCCAGGTTTGCACCTGGTGCATTATGGCCATTTCCAAGTTCCTCTGCATCCATCTCCAAAACACCTGTTAAACTTGAAGGGACATGAAGATGAACATCTGAAACTGAACAATCACTGGCAATGTCCAGCACTTGATCTTTTGTAAAGACTTCATTACATAGAGAAGAATCATGCAATGATTTATCACTAGCAAGAACCTCAGAGGAGAATGAAAGTCTTCGCAAATATGTTCCAGAAGTCATTGGTACTTTAACACCAATTTCATCAGCATCCTTAATATTACAGAGAGGACCTTCTATATGGTGCTTCATTAAGTAAAAACCATCAATCTGCAACAactgaaattgaatgaaaatgaacAAAACAAATCCGTTTTCTATGCGCAAAATTCATGCGCAAAACATCCATCATTTATGCATTGTGTGAATAACAGAAAAAGGGGAAAAGTAGGAAATTAAGAATACCTGATACTTCAAATCACTTTCAGATGTGAACTCTAGGAAAATCTTCTTCGCACTACCTTTACAAGCTTTAACCCTTGCATTGGCCTTCATTCTACACAAGGTCCCTGCACTTGTATAGATGAAATTATTAACACCTCGTATGGTAGCCAAGCATGGACTTTCATGAGAAAAACTTGTTCTCAGACAACTAGGATCCCCACAAGTTTCCCTTAAAGATGAAGTGCCTTTTTCCAAACATGCACTGCAAAAATTGTCCTCGAATCCTGGACTCAACTGACTAGATCCACTATCAGTCTTCTGCCTCTTACTAGAAGAATGATCTGCGTGGTTACCAACAGTACAACCTCTCAAAACATTTCCCTGATGCGCACTTCCATCTTTTCCAGCTAGAAACAAATACCAGGGTAAGACTCCGGCCTCAGCAAACACAGATCTTACTAATTTCTTTGAATGACATGGCGGATGGAATTTGCGTCTGATGCGGATAAGATGGAATTTTCCACTACTGATTTCATTCAGTTCATCCCTGGAATCTACAGATGGATAAATGAGACGATTTCTGCATGTTGCATTACATAAATGAAAGTAgacaaatatttttaagtttggttTTCTTGCCAACGGGAAAGCCCGGAAGAGACTTCCAGGCAATAATGGGTCAATAGTTGATAAACCTGAATGGACCGACTCAGGCATGCCTTCCACAATTACACAATAATCAATCAcctgaaaatttaaaaagaatggAGTGACTGGTGGTGCATAAACCCTCTTACACAGCATTATGCAGCTCAAGACAAGATGATAAAGAGAATGCCAAAGTATAATCAATAAATATGACCTCAAATATACTATTAGGATCCCAAAATGATGGAAGGTCTGGTATAACAACATCAATGCTATCAGTCATGTCAACCAATTGCAATCTTCCAGAAGACAGAGATATCTGTAGAGTTGAGATAGAACCATGATCAGAAATGATAGCTAATAtcccaccaaaaaaaaaagacttaagaGCACATATAAATCCCTAGTTTCAATAGCAAAAAGAGGAGAGATATAAAAGGAAAGTATTTACCATTCATAATTCTTTGTTAACTAGCCTAAAATTCTTCCCAAAAGTTGTAATTTAGGAGAAATAAAATTAACCGttctagttttctttttctttttaatttccaaAAGGAGTCCCTCAACATCATACATAGAACACGAATAAAAGATCACGCTGTAATAAGTTGCAGTAATTCCATCCTAATTACTTGGTTATGATTAACAAATGAAGCAAGATTTAATTGAACTTTAAACCAATTGTCATTTGCCACCTTTTCCCTTTACTTTATTTGCAACTTAAATTGGTAAATGCATGTTGCAAGAAAATACTAAAAATGGCAAATACTCAAACATGCGTACTATAGCTTTAACACCacatcaaaaatcaaaatcctagttaaccttttttattatcttgtaagataattttttaataaaacagcTACTGTATTTGGATCTCCTTTTCTCCTCTATGAAGAAAAAGAACCTTCATAGCAACTTAATTTGTATCACACCATTCGTACCTTTGGTATTCCCTTAGAACTAAATGGCCTCACTTGCCTGCATATGTACATACAAGCTAAATCACTAACCTTTAACGTTCCTACTAAAATGATACCCAAATCTTCACTCTGAAAAGCCTTCCTTATTGACTGTTGATAATATTTGCCCCCACATGACACAGGAAGGATATTATCTGATGGTAGTAGTTCCTTTATCCAAAAATTCTCACAATGATTGATGAAATTAGAGATTGGTACCACCTAAAAATAACCACAAGACATTAAAAGTGATGGCTAACAAGAAAACCAAACTAGCAAAAAGTATTAATCAATTAGACACTTGAAAAGTAAGTAAGCTAATTCACACGTATTCCAACAAAAATCAGGGCCAGGACTTACCAACTTCAGATTGCCATGATATGGTTCAGTAGTAGAGCAacatgattcatttttattgaatTCCATTACCACACCATGCTGCCAACACAAATTCATGACAAGATCATAATGGAATGACCAACATAGAAATTTAAGCACAATATCAATAGGAATTTACTGATTTACCTGTGCTTGAATCACTGATGAAGGCAAATGTGAATTAGCAAACATTTGAACCAGTCCTTTCTAAAAATACCTCAAAAATATCCAAGGTTAGATCAGCAGAAACAAATGTTTTGATTGCTGGAAGAAAAAAGCAGACTTTTCATAAAACTAGAACTCCATGCCAATCAAAAAAATCTCACAAGAACGAAAGCAAGTTAATTACATGTGTTGATCCCAAAATCTTCTTTGTGGATAAGATCCCAGAAAACTTTCTTTGGAAACAAGAAACAAGAAGTAGGACCCTGAAATCCAAAAACTATATTAAGCAAATAATATAGAGAATTATGCACCTTGAACCAATCAAACCATGAATATCTCTAGAAAGCTTTCCATACCATAGTCTTGTAGAAAAAGCTAACGTCTCAATGAAGTTCCCCAACTGGCTTTTTGACTGCGACATTATAAGACACCTGCAGCATATGTTTGAATTACATTTCACGCATGTCAGTCATTCTTTCAGGCCCTAAGCATGTCAATTACCTTCATGAAACCATCCATTGTTGAACTGGTAGAGCCAACATATAAATGAGTCCACCAATTACTAATATGAAACGGAATTCAAATTCAGTTTCCATAGAAATTCCAAAAAGAAATAAGACTAGTTATATGGCATCGCTAAAAGTGAATAAAGGCAATATCGAATAATAAGTTTTGGAATGAGCTATACCTTGTCTTTAATGGTGAGAATGATTTTACTATGATGCTGGTCCTGGTGCAAGCCCCAAGAACGAGAAACTTTgcccaagaaaattttggaaccACAAAGTGCACATTTTTAATCAAAATCTGCTCATAAGAAACATACAAATGGTtaaaaacaaacactcaacaagCAGAAGATTAcgataataaaacaataaatgaaaaaaatgaatgtCTTACTCACATCGGCACCAATCCTAAGACCATGAGGTGGCATGAGTGACTGATTTGTTAGTAAAAGCCATGCTTCGTTGTCCAGTTCAACAACCATTCCTTGCATATAAACATTTTTTACAGTGCCTTTATAAGAACCATATACATCCTTTCTCTTTACTTTCTTCAATAATTGAGGCAGATGGAGAACAGAGTTCTCTGCAGTAACAAACATCAATTCAGACCCTCCTTTCCCCATGAAAACCAACTTCATCCTCAAACCAGAAATAGTAACAACGTTCCCGATGAGCTTCGTCATCACGGGATGCCAACACCAAGAAGGCCCACAAAAATACACAAACACCGGTTCAGTAAAAGAATGACGAGCTGATTTTCCATATAAAACCCCGACAGCCTCTGTAGAACGACACAATTGGCATTCACAAGTGATAATCCTCACATGAAAACCTCGAAGATTCATTGATTTACTGGAGCTTGAGTCGTTAACTGAACAGGGAACAACAAAAACAGGACTAACTGCTCCTATTATCCCGTGAATCTGATAGGACTTAGACTTGCTAGTGCTAGGTACAGATTCGATTAAATTAGAAACTAAAGGGAACGAATCTATCATCAAGCTTGAACATCGACTGAGCCCGCGACTCGAATCCGGCAAGTCCCATTTAACAATTTCCAACAATCCACCGGAAAGATGATCAGAAATAATGAAATTCCAGGTAAGAACGTGGATTTTCTTACCAATTATGCGAACATCAAGCCCGGTGAAATCGCAACAAACGGCCACTGAATCGTCTGAAAATTCAAGGCAGTTGTTGTGGGGACATTTTATTGTAAGGGTAGGAAGTCTTAGGGTTCCGACGACAATAGCCGGGTAATCGAACTGAGGCAGAGGTTTAAGGACCCGGTAAGGGTCTGAAGTGGAAGGGCCAGGTGGCGATTGAGGGTTTTGATCAGAGATGATCGAAGGGCCGGGAGTTGAAGACCCAGTGTGGGGATGGCCGTAGCGGAGAAGATCGGAGACAGTTATCGTCTTCACGTTTTCCATTTGGATATGATTTTCATATGAATGTTGGAAGACGATTTCGGACAGTGAACAAAACAGCAACTCAGAGTTTTATGTTGTACGGTTTTTAAAGGATCACCAAAGCAAATGAGTGGTAAAGAGCCTTTTCCCGCcaagtgagttttcaacaaaACAGCAACTCAGAGTTTATGTTCTGCTGTTTCGACCCAATAACTCGTGAAAACGGGTTGGAGTATTAGCAGGCAAGTCACGAAAGGGAGCGAAAGAGAAGgttgattttttcttttaacaatgagAAGAGAAGGGTTGATAGTCGCAGACTCGCAGTGTCAGAAATTTTCTTTTGAGCGACCACAGCgtaatagtaaaattgtaattttattattttaataatttatatttttataattttaaaagattaaattataattttatcttcacaaatttaaaattctataaattataaaagatttaaataaaaataaataaatttaagggaGGCAGAGAACCTTTCAGCCCCCTTGACTCGGCTACTGAATTGATGATTAATATATTAAGCTAAGTTAAACTTTAAGTAAAGAAATAGAATATGTAATGGTTTTCTTTAAGCTACACTAAGGTGTTCAAGTAaggaattaaaatatgaaatgtcttaataaaaaaaaaaggaaattgtaAGTAAATAACATGTTGGATTTTAATGAAATGATATTAGAAAAAGAAGACCAAATGAAttcatattttattgtatttaagGATAAGTTTTTGTTAGATTCAAATGACTGTCACGTCTTTATCTTGAGGAATACTTTAATTCTTAACTATGTTCAAAACAAAATATTCTGTAAAAGAAAAAGTATACTAAATCAATACACATATCACAATGTATTGTGAACATATATATTTCTTGCCAtcggaaaaattaatatttatttacatgccaATTCGCAAAACTATGTGTAACTCAGCTCATGGATGAAAACACAATACAGAAACTATGGGATTATTTCAATTCACTTCTACCTCTCGAAAGAGACTCATTTGCACGAAAGTTCTTCCACCTCTAACTTAACTAGAAATAGAAATGGGCTCATCAGACATACCCAGCCAAGAGAATATATTAATCAGTTACTATTGTCaaatttgattcaaaaaaaaaaaaggaaaacaaaataaaaacgtGAGCGGCAGGATTCGAACCTGCGCGGGCAGAGCCCACATGATTTCTAGTCATGCCCGATAACCACTCCGGCACGCCCACTGAGTTGTCAGCTTTCAGCCTAGTTTTTTTATTTACTCAACCTCACAATAAACAGTAATCGAAGCGAACAACtttaaatcaaatcataaattacAATCGATCTTGAGACAATGTCAAGTATAGAACATGAATCCGATTTTACCACTAGCAATATATGTTTAATTTCCTGATAAAGGTTACACTTACAAACTGCTTGATTCTGTGATGGAATTGTAAATGTTTATTGCCTGGAGCATTAAATAAGGCTTTTTGGCTTCTGTGTGAGAGCTTCGAAGTTAAAACCTTAATTCCACTCTAAATATAGTTCTTCACATGAAAATAGAACATTACAGAGTAAGCCTTAAAACTTAAAGaaagaccaaaatgaaaacaacCGTTAACTTCCCAGAAATGAAAATACATATATAGCCTAAACATTTCATGTGTCTGTCACTAGGCTCTGGGAGGATACTTGAATGAAAGGGAAAAAGGTACCTTGGCAGAGGCTTATCTGGTTTCCACTTCATGCGCCTAAACACTCACTTATTGCATGGATGGCTATTTTGAACAGGCAACCTACAAGAGACAGGTTAATTGCTTGCCGTCTTAACATTGATAGTAGTTGCCTTCTATGCTCCTCCGCTACTGAAACAAGAGACCACATCTGTTTTGAACGTGAGTTCTCCCGAAGGCTTTGGGGACTGATTTTGGTTCTATGTGGTATTACAAGATCTATTGGGACTTGGGTTCAAGAGTTGAATTGGGCTATGGCTTACTTGAAAGGTAACTCTCTCATAAGTCTGCATTCTCAAACTTGTATGGACTGCATTTATACATATCATTTGGCGTGAGAGAAATGGCAGGCTCTTCGCAAACCTTCTAATCCGGTGGAGGTCTTGCTTTCAAGAATTCAAGAAGTGGCGAGAATTCGGCTGAACGGTAAACAGATTAATAGGATGGACACCATTAACCAACAGTTTTGCTTGAATCGGGGCTTACCCAGTATAGGAATTTATAGTTTTGTTTTCTTGTATAGGCTTTGTATAGTTTCATGCCATAACCAATAGGAAATTAGTGGAAGAAGGCCGAATGGTTCATGCGTGTTGTGTAAAAGGTAACATTTTGTCAGAACCAATTGTTAGCTACAACCTTATCACCGTGTAAGCTAATTTTGAGTTGACAGGAGACTACCTAAGATTTTTGAGGAACTCGAATTCAGAGTCGAACGCTTTAGTTTCAGGCTATTTTTAAAATGGGATGTCACTTTAAGCTTTGAGGACATTTTGATCAGCACTTAAGGAATATAATCCAGATCGGTGCACATGTAAGAGTGTGTTGATCGCAATCGGCTCTGGCGAACATATATCTCTAAAAGCCATTGGGGATTTCGGAAATAATCATTAGAAAACATTAATCCAGTTTTGAAATCTTAAAACAGCGAATTAATCAGTATATTTGGAGTAATTATCCAAGTATATATGCAAGCAACTTCAAACAACACATACCCCAAAAAAAGGATATTAAAGAGTTACCAAAAAAGCAAAAGGCAATTTTAACCAACGAAATCATAAAGCTTCCAACTGTTTTCCATCAATTTAAATGAACATTTGCTGAGAAAGCAAAACGTACAAATGATGAAAAGCTTAGATCTCCAGCTTTAGACGTTACCCAGCCGAAAATCAAACTCTAAGCTCTCTCCCCTCTAATCCTCCTAGCAAGTTGAATATCCTTGGGCATGATCGTAACCCTCTTAGCGTGAATGGCACAGAGATTGGTATCCTCGAACAGTCCAACAAGGTAAGCCTCGGCAGCTTCTTGAAGAGCGGCAACAGCGCTACTCTGGAACCTCAAATCAGTCTTGAAATCTTGAGCGATTTCTCTCACCAACCTTTGGAATGGAAGTTTCCTGATCAAAAGCTCGGTGCTCTTCTGGTACTTCCTGATTTCTCTCAGAGCAACAGTTCCGGGCCTAAAACGATGAGGCTTCTTCACTCCTCCGGTTGCCGGAGCCGACTTCCGAGCCGCCTTCGTAGCCAGTTGCTTACGTGGAGCTTTACCACCGGTTGATTTCCTTGCTGTTTGCTTGGTACGAGCCATAGGGGTTAACTGACGGTGAACAGATAGGATTTGGATTGAAAGAAAGCGAAGGAAATTCGTAGAGTAGGTGACGGTGAAATATTGGAGGGGATATATATAAAAGGTATTTTGGAAGGAGAGGGAAAGAATGttactaaatattttaaaataggaGGGAACTATGGACGGTGGATCGGATGGGTTATCAACGATGGATAATTTGTTAAAGTTGTGATCCATGTGCAGAGCAAAATGACCAATAGAATTCGTTCATTTAAGCGGCAATTTTTCCAAGTTTGGgctcttttcaaatttttgttgGCATTTTTGAGAGAAGATCTGGGCCGTTTATGGATCAGATTATCAACGGATATAATGTAATGAAACCAGCGAGGATTTGATAGCTATCCGTGGTATATGCAAGCAGCCAATGGCATTTATCTTATCACAGTTCACTTAATTTAGCGTATTTGATAGTACTAGAATACGTTGTTTGGTATTATTTGGTTGGTTGAAATAATAGTCTTattctttaattataaaatattattttatacatttaaaataattatatttaatacaaatatataaattaaattaataaaaattatatataaaatttgatgataattaaaatatattaatattggatttttttcttaaatgtaattgaaaatattatttgTGAGGTATTAAAAACAATAGTTTTTTTTCAAAAGCAATTGTGAGTCTCAATTCTCTCTTTTCTCATTCaaatttatttacaattatttTCACCACTACACTATTATCAATGACTCCAAAACAATACTAAATTCACCCATAAATTTCACTCAAACCTAGCTTTTTATTGCTTCTTATATTTTTCTCCATCCTTAATGGCACCAAACACCTCTCTTTTATATATGTTCTTCTCTCCTTGTTATTTTGTTAGGATTGttccgattaagcaacaaacaagtaaaaatagcagaataaattaagaagatgaacacacaaatttaacgtggaaaaacctctccaaagaggataaaaaaccacaggcaaagataattttactataatggcaaaagaacgaagagtacaaaatatggagataaaaactaaacccgaaaaacaaagaaccctcaaaacgtaaacacaaaattctctgaatatgttatgagttctaatctaatggatatttttttctaagattgtaaaagagtctatttataagctaaattagtaagtcaaataaactatactaaaatGTGTAGAGAAGTTAAGAAGTGGTTTTTTGATATGGATTATCCAAAAGACATTCATAATGCTATTATTAGTGATATTATCTAATAATATGTTATGACCCTTGTGGTCgtcttttactcaaaaaataaataaactatactaataaatgttaaatatattatactaataaatactaaatattctaggaagaaaatatatttttgtttaacttgacttgcaagcaatctcttagattttgggtcacacaactctaacaatctccaccttgacacgaattctttcaatgccatatTTGctaaaacccgccacgggcctatcttgaactatgtagggaattagctgagtcgaatctatgcttagaagctggaagacttctagccttcgacttatgcactgccaaatcaatactaacccgggtctgattttcacgaacacagtgctctaactttttaaaacctgcatccaaaagagaacctctcttcaacgaaacggtcatacatttttccctcctatgaccaagttgcctccgctccaaacgagttgactttgactccgtaacggacgagggacgtccgatttcaccggtcactgtagaatcttctagaatataaagactgccagttcttttaccttttaacaaaacaagagctccacgagatactttaatgtcgctcgactcgatgttgattctacatcctttcaagtctaaaatactcaagtagatgagattctttcgtaaatcaggtac
The genomic region above belongs to Gossypium hirsutum isolate 1008001.06 chromosome D05, Gossypium_hirsutum_v2.1, whole genome shotgun sequence and contains:
- the LOC107907339 gene encoding CST complex subunit CTC1 isoform X1, with the translated sequence MENVKTITVSDLLRYGHPHTGSSTPGPSIISDQNPQSPPGPSTSDPYRVLKPLPQFDYPAIVVGTLRLPTLTIKCPHNNCLEFSDDSVAVCCDFTGLDVRIIGKKIHVLTWNFIISDHLSGGLLEIVKWDLPDSSRGLSRCSSLMIDSFPLVSNLIESVPSTSKSKSYQIHGIIGAVSPVFVVPCSVNDSSSSKSMNLRGFHVRIITCECQLCRSTEAVGVLYGKSARHSFTEPVFVYFCGPSWCWHPVMTKLIGNVVTISGLRMKLVFMGKGGSELMFVTAENSVLHLPQLLKKVKRKDVYGSYKGTVKNVYMQGMVVELDNEAWLLLTNQSLMPPHGLRIGADILIKNVHFVVPKFSWAKFLVLGACTRTSIIVKSFSPLKTRCLIMSQSKSQLGNFIETLAFSTRLWVLLLVSCFQRKFSGILSTKKILGSTHKGLVQMFANSHLPSSVIQAQHGVVMEFNKNESCCSTTEPYHGNLKLVVPISNFINHCENFWIKELLPSDNILPVSCGGKYYQQSIRKAFQSEDLGIILVGTLKISLSSGRLQLVDMTDSIDVVIPDLPSFWDPNSIFEVIDYCVIVEGMPESVHSGLSTIDPLLPGSLFRAFPLARKPNLKIFVYFHLCNATCRNRLIYPSVDSRDELNEISSGKFHLIRIRRKFHPPCHSKKLVRSVFAEAGVLPWYLFLAGKDGSAHQGNVLRGCTVGNHADHSSSKRQKTDSGSSQLSPGFEDNFCSACLEKGTSSLRETCGDPSCLRTSFSHESPCLATIRGVNNFIYTSAGTLCRMKANARVKACKGSAKKIFLEFTSESDLKYQLLQIDGFYLMKHHIEGPLCNIKDADEIGVKVPMTSGTYLRRLSFSSEVLASDKSLHDSSLCNEVFTKDQVLDIASDCSVSDVHLHVPSSLTGVLEMDAEELGNGHNAPGANLENSSLSSGIETTMDANPDENSGLLGPSFLFPAGKFSSLRGDIIAVHGFDQGFSDMCSSREDYGDLYRYGFCDRTKNCCIHVSVADQTVKIFGSVDQHHFPTGFGSGINATFHRILELQVPSEFMLTSESSVEINSIRTVNEAHSLDCNLNQFRCRVVAVHVLVLEKSNRKCDNIKSNTYTRPHSVDIPLACFILDDGSSSWCCWANAERAATLLRLQNTARTSTMYHLQRIVEEHDRITVKSARSTSDPFDQDFTVTVGSGRALTGLDEDFDVLVSIIFNACVNTSWTVVAEVMDSNAVNSLREHLAEMQMPMPPMANLRALEVCYVDQLSEARDMIQQLAKR
- the LOC107907339 gene encoding CST complex subunit CTC1 isoform X3; protein product: MENVKTITVSDLLRYGHPHTGSSTPGPSIISDQNPQSPPGPSTSDPYRVLKPLPQFDYPAIVVGTLRLPTLTIKCPHNNCLEFSDDSVAVCCDFTGLDVRIIGKKIHVLTWNFIISDHLSGGLLEIVKWDLPDSSRGLSRCSSLMIDSFPLVSNLIESVPSTSKSKSYQIHGIIGAVSPVFVVPCSVNDSSSSKSMNLRGFHVRIITCECQLCRSTEAVGVLYGKSARHSFTEPVFVYFCGPSWCWHPVMTKLIGNVVTISGLRMKLVFMGKGGSELMFVTAENSVLHLPQLLKKVKRKDVYGSYKGTVKNVYMQGMVVELDNEAWLLLTNQSLMPPHGLRIGADILIKNVHFVVPKFSWAKFLVLGACTRTSIIVKSFSPLKTRCLIMSQSKSQLGNFIETLAFSTRLWVLLLVSCFQRKFSGILSTKKILGSTHKGLVQMFANSHLPSSVIQAQHGVVMEFNKNESCCSTTEPYHGNLKLVVPISNFINHCENFWIKELLPSDNILPVSCGGKYYQQSIRKAFQSEDLGIILVGTLKISLSSGRLQLVDMTDSIDVVIPDLPSFWDPNSIFEVIDYCVIVEGMPESVHSDSRDELNEISSGKFHLIRIRRKFHPPCHSKKLVRSVFAEAGVLPWYLFLAGKDGSAHQGNVLRGCTVGNHADHSSSKRQKTDSGSSQLSPGFEDNFCSACLEKGTSSLRETCGDPSCLRTSFSHESPCLATIRGVNNFIYTSAGTLCRMKANARVKACKGSAKKIFLEFTSESDLKYQLLQIDGFYLMKHHIEGPLCNIKDADEIGVKVPMTSGTYLRRLSFSSEVLASDKSLHDSSLCNEVFTKDQVLDIASDCSVSDVHLHVPSSLTGVLEMDAEELGNGHNAPGANLENSSLSSGIETTMDANPDENSGLLGPSFLFPAGKFSSLRGDIIAVHGFDQGFSDMCSSREDYGDLYRYGFCDRTKNCCIHVSVADQTVKIFGSVDQHHFPTGFGSGINATFHRILELQVPSEFMLTSESSVEINSIRTVNEAHSLDCNLNQFRCRVVAVHVLVLEKSNRKCDNIKSNTYTRPHSVDIPLACFILDDGSSSWCCWANAERAATLLRLQNTARTSTMYHLQRIVEEHDRITVKSARSTSDPFDQDFTVTVGSGRALTGLDEDFDVLVSIIFNACVNTSWTVVAEVMDSNAVNSLREHLAEMQMPMPPMANLRALEVCYVDQLSEARDMIQQLAKR
- the LOC107907339 gene encoding CST complex subunit CTC1 isoform X2, which codes for MENVKTITVSDLLRYGHPHTGSSTPGPSIISDQNPQSPPGPSTSDPYRVLKPLPQFDYPAIVVGTLRLPTLTIKCPHNNCLEFSDDSVAVCCDFTGLDVRIIGKKIHVLTWNFIISDHLSGGLLEIVKWDLPDSSRGLSRCSSLMIDSFPLVSNLIESVPSTSKSKSYQIHGIIGAVSPVFVVPCSVNDSSSSKSMNLRGFHVRIITCECQLCRSTEAVGVLYGKSARHSFTEPVFVYFCGPSWCWHPVMTKLIGNVVTISGLRMKLVFMGKGGSELMFVTAENSVLHLPQLLKKVKRKDVYGSYKGTVKNVYMQGMVVELDNEAWLLLTNQSLMPPHGLRIGADILIKNVHFVVPKFSWAKFLVLGACTRTSIIVKSFSPLKTRCLIMSQSKSQLGNFIETLAFSTRLWVLLLVSCFQRKFSGILSTKKILGSTHKGLVQMFANSHLPSSVIQAQHGVVMEFNKNESCCSTTEPYHGNLKLVVPISNFINHCENFWIKELLPSDNILPVSCGGKYYQQSIRKAFQSEDLGIILVGTLKISLSSGRLQLVDMTDSIDVVIPDLPSFWDPNSIFEVIDYCVIVEGMPESVHSGLSTIDPLLPGSLFRAFPLARKPNLKIFVYFHLCNATCRNRLIYPSVDSRDELNEISSGKFHLIRIRRKFHPPCHSKKLVRSVFAEAGVLPWYLFLAGKDGSAHQGNVLRGCTVGNHADHSSSKRQKTDSGSSQLSPGFEDNFCSACLEKGTSSLRETCGDPSCLRTSFSHESPCLATIRGVNNFIYTSAGTLCRMKANARVKACKGSAKKIFLEFTSESDLKYQIDGFYLMKHHIEGPLCNIKDADEIGVKVPMTSGTYLRRLSFSSEVLASDKSLHDSSLCNEVFTKDQVLDIASDCSVSDVHLHVPSSLTGVLEMDAEELGNGHNAPGANLENSSLSSGIETTMDANPDENSGLLGPSFLFPAGKFSSLRGDIIAVHGFDQGFSDMCSSREDYGDLYRYGFCDRTKNCCIHVSVADQTVKIFGSVDQHHFPTGFGSGINATFHRILELQVPSEFMLTSESSVEINSIRTVNEAHSLDCNLNQFRCRVVAVHVLVLEKSNRKCDNIKSNTYTRPHSVDIPLACFILDDGSSSWCCWANAERAATLLRLQNTARTSTMYHLQRIVEEHDRITVKSARSTSDPFDQDFTVTVGSGRALTGLDEDFDVLVSIIFNACVNTSWTVVAEVMDSNAVNSLREHLAEMQMPMPPMANLRALEVCYVDQLSEARDMIQQLAKR
- the LOC107907341 gene encoding histone H3.2, with the translated sequence MARTKQTARKSTGGKAPRKQLATKAARKSAPATGGVKKPHRFRPGTVALREIRKYQKSTELLIRKLPFQRLVREIAQDFKTDLRFQSSAVAALQEAAEAYLVGLFEDTNLCAIHAKRVTIMPKDIQLARRIRGERA